The Seriola aureovittata isolate HTS-2021-v1 ecotype China chromosome 3, ASM2101889v1, whole genome shotgun sequence genome includes a region encoding these proteins:
- the LOC130166193 gene encoding arachidonate 12-lipoxygenase, 12R-type-like, with protein sequence MVDYEVTVSTTNLVTATTFSNVFIKLVGTDGESERTWLLSFKGAASFFRGAVSTFTVSCPTSLGKLVLIELDKQHLLLFPQDSWFPAKVEVKSPEGDTYHFPVYRWITDSEVHRFREGKALKVFEDNHNLGQYAREQELNQRAEDYRWHVYAEGIPHCIKVDNPLSLPCEVRFSFTKTTEFFFTASAGLTELNLKGLDDCHERWADIDSINRVFCCKRTDISDYVQQHWKEDALFAYQFLNGVNPILIQRCTVLPGNFPVTDDMVFLHGQCSLADEMKKGNIFLCDYKRLDGLPPNIINGKKHYLMAPLILLHKTPDDKLMPIAIQLKQTPADDNPIFVPTDSEYDWLLAKIFVRSADFNEHQLNSHLLRTHLLAEAFAVSLLRNVPMVHPLYKLLIPHTRYTLQINYLARLLLISETGVFTKFASSGGEAMLTILNRSLSSVKYSSLCIPDDIAERGLQDVPNFYYRDDGLRLWDIIYRFVKGILSYYYKNDVEVQQDSELQKWIMDIFEHGFLSQEDTGIPQRFTTVAQLIKFVTMVIFTGSAQHSAVNTGQYDYGGWMPNTPISLQLPPPTTKGTTSEATMLQTFPDISTTVQGMATMWLLSRQSSDFVPLGQYHEDHFSEEIPHKLIKDFQGELEVLSTAIKVRNRSLEIPYTYMDPQGVENSVAI encoded by the exons ATGGTGGATTATGAAGTGACAGTATCCACGACCAATCTCGTCACTGCCACCACTTTCAGCAATGTCTTCATTAAGCTGGTGGGCACAGACGGGGAGAGCGAACGAACATGGCTCCTAAGCTTCAAAGGGGCCGCATCCTTCTTCAGAGGAGCA GTGTCTACTTTTACTGTGTCCTGCCCTACCTCTCTTGGAAAGCTGGTTCTGATAGAACTAGACAAACAGCATCTCCTGCTCTTCCCACAAGACTCGTGGTTTCCTGCCAAAGTGGAAGTGAAATCCCCAGAGGGAGACACCTACCATTTTCCCGTCTACCGCTGGATCACTGACAGTGAGGTGCACCGcttcagagagggaaaag ctctgAAAGTCTTTGAAGACAACCATAATCTTGGCCAGTACGCTCGGGAGCAGGAGCTGAACCAGCGAGCGGAGGACTATCG CTGGCATGTGTACGCAGAGGGAATACCCCACTGCATAAAGGTAGACAaccctctttctctgccttGTGAGGTCCGCTTCTCCTTCACCAAGACTACAGAGTTTTTCTTCACTGCATCAGCTGG gCTGACAGAGCTGAACCTGAAGGGACTTGATGATTGCCATGAGAGGTGGGCTGATATTGATTCGATCAATCGGGTGTTCTGCTGCAAACGGACGGACATATCAG ACTATGTCCAGCAACATTGGAAGGAGGATGCTCTCTTCGCCTACCAGTTTCTAAATGGTGTCAACCCCATTTTGATCCAACGTTGCACAGTCCTACCCGGTAACTTTCCTGTCACTGATGACATGGTCTTCCTCCATGGTCAGTGTAGCTTGGCAGATGAAATGAAG AAAGGCAACATATTCCTGTGTGACTACAAGCGTTTGGATGGACTTCCACCAAACATCATCAATGGGAAGAAGCACTACCTGATGGCTCCCCTCATCCTGCTCCACAAAACACCTGATGACAAGTTGATGCCAATTGCCATTCAG CTGAAGCAGACTCCAGCAGATGACAATCCAATCTTTGTTCCTACTGATTCTGAGTACGACTGGTTGCTGGCCAAGATTTTTGTGAGAAGCGCGGATTTCAATGAGCATCAACTCAACTCTCACCTGCTGCGCACTCACCTGCTGGCCGAAGCTTTTGCAGTGTCACTGCTGCGCAACGTGCCCATGGTGCATCCGCTGTACAAG CTCCTCATACCTCACACTCGCTACACTCTGCAGATCAACTACTTAGCTCGGCTTCTTCTAATATCTGAGACTGGAGTTTTCACAAAG TTTGCATCCTCCGGGGGAGAGGCTATGCTCACAATCCTGAATAGATCACTGTCATCAGTGAAATACAGCTCCCTCTGTATACCAGACGACATTGCAGAGCGTGGGCTACAGGATGTGCCAAACTTCTACTACAGGGATGATGGACTCCGGCTTTGGGATATCATCTACAG GTTTGTGAAGGGAATACTCAGCTACTACTACAAGAACGACGTTGAGGTCCAGCAAGACTCTGAGCTGCAGAAGTGGATTATGGACATTTTTGAACATGGATTCCTTTCTCAAGAAGACACAG GAATTCCTCAGAGATTTACAACTGTGGCTCAGCTGATCAAgtttgtcaccatggtgatcTTCACTGGCTCAGCCCAGCACTCAGCTGTGAACACTGGACAG TATGACTATGGTGGCTGGATGCCCAACACTCCCATCTCCCTACAACTCCCTCCACCAACCACAAAGGGGACAACAAGCGAGGCAACGATGCTGCAGACTTTCCCTGACATCAGCACAACAGTTCAGGGCATGGCCACCATGTGGCTACTGAGCAGGCAGTCTTCTGACTTC GTCCCACTTGGCCAGTACCATGAAGACCATTTCAGTGAGGAGATTCCCCACAAGCTGATAAAGGATTTTCAGGGAGAACTTGAAGTGCTGAGTACAGCCATCAAAGTCAGGAACAGGAGTCTGGAAATCCCATACACATACATGGATCCACAGGGGGTAGAAAACAGTGTTGCCATTTAA